In Procambarus clarkii isolate CNS0578487 chromosome 53, FALCON_Pclarkii_2.0, whole genome shotgun sequence, the following proteins share a genomic window:
- the LOC138352295 gene encoding baculoviral IAP repeat-containing protein 8-like, translating to MDPLCARKFYSIESLKCAGVRLQTFVDWPIKWLNPIDLVEDGFYYLRNSDYCLCAFCYCIVGAWIVGDTPRRRHKIINQDCAFIRGKRSDNVSLEVSEIAFKYGLEFVSHKIELGNKKISDSSGAPPKEDLGLIKFRKSLNPGLVTYKSRLETFDMTWPGRVKQTSHELAEAGFFYCGISDHVCCYHCACGIRNWRPEDDPWTLHARCSPECAYIILARGKEFVKNARLTIPLPIKPIDNDLINILMEGMDKLKHLIHQKLLPVESIRYALSEYLKESRDLLPFIIQSRCLEIVLRYMQEGTDIYLRVRDLIYEAVDDKKEQEATLEDLGLKTLPETCTNTVENKDCTEQSWEEDILCRVCMDKNINIVILPCKHMVTCSGCLLALKCCPICRGNILYIINPIAS from the exons atggatcctttgtgtgccaggaagttttacagtatagaaagccttaaatgtgcaggagttagactacaaacatttgtggattggcccattaagtggttaaaccctattgacttagttgaagatgggttctattaccttcgcaatagtgattactgtttgtgtgcattttgttattgtatagtaggtgcatggattgttggtgatacccccagaagacgtcataagatcattaatcaagactgtgcctttattagaggcaagaggagtgacaatgtttctttagaggtgtctgagatagctttcaaatatggactggaatttgtttcccataaaatagaactgggaaataagaaaataagtgatagta gtggtgctcctcctaaggaagatctgggattgatcaaatttaggaaatcgctgaatccaggattggtaacttataaatctcgcctagagacatttgatatgacatggcctggaagggtcaagcaaacttctcatgagctggcagaagctggttttttttactgtg gtataagtgaccacgtctgctgctatcactgcgcctgtggaatacgaaattggagaccagaagatgatccttggacgttacatgcgagatgtagtccagaatgtgcttacattattcttgcaaggggcaaggaatttgttaagaatgctagattgacaataccattacctataaaacctatagacaatgatttaattaatatcttaatggagGGTATGGATAAGTTAAAACATCTGATTCATCAAAAATTATTACCTGTGGAGAGTATAAGATATGCTTTAAGTGAGTATCTTAAGGAATCCAGAGATTTGTTACCTTTTATTATACAAAGTAGATGCCTAGAAATCGTGTTGAGGTATATGCAAGAGGGTACAGATATTTATTTACGGGTACGGGACTTAATTTATGAAGCAGTTGATGATAAAAAGGAACAAGAAGCTACGCTtgaagatctgggattgaaaactttaccggagacttgtactaacactgttgaaaacaaggactgtacagaacaatcttgggaagaagatattttatgtagagtttgtatggataaaaatataaatattgtaatactACCATGTAAACATATGGTGACGTGCAGCGGTTGTCTTTTAGCTCTGAAATGCTGTCCAATTTGTagaggaaatattttatatataataaatccaattgcttcttga